A genomic region of Trifolium pratense cultivar HEN17-A07 linkage group LG3, ARS_RC_1.1, whole genome shotgun sequence contains the following coding sequences:
- the LOC123913912 gene encoding actin-related protein 8-like isoform X2 produces the protein MSMLLRKVLEMLLRRDPTTCSDQQVLFPRGDLGELDQLPTDILFQILRLLGPKEVAKLSVICKSLRFFVSDNRLWLHFLQTHQSDPSWDSVFFAETNLTFGYPLPSLVGQRPQLSFKHIYGERAQVPGAIIIDGGSGYCKFGWSKYACPSGRSATFLEFGNIESPMYTRLRHFFATIYNRMQVKPNKQPVIVSIPICHYEDTESARASRRQLKDAICASLFDLNVPAVCAVNQATLALYAAKRTSGIAVNIGFQVTSVVPIFNGKVMRKIGVEVVGLGALKVTGFLKEKMQQNNLNFQSLYTVRALKENLCYVALDYEAELLKQNTQASFQAEVDGWFTLSKERFQTAEVLFKPHLAGMQAMGLHQAIALCMEHCHSAELPGDNDWYKTVVLSGGTACLPGLAERLEKELHALLPPYMSNGIRVMPPPYGADTQWFGAKMIGNLSTFPGPWCVEKKNFRQKPRLSLIW, from the exons ATGTCTATGTTACTAAGAAAAGTGTTGGAAATGTTGTTAAGACGCGATCCAACAACATGTTCAGATCAACAAGTGTTGTTTCCTCGTGGTGATTTGGGTGAATTGGATCAATTACCAACTGACATCTTATTTCAAATTTTGAGACTTTTGGGTCCCAAAGAAGTTGCAAAACTTAGTGTCATTTGCAAGTCTTTGAGATTCTTTGTATCGGATAATCGCTTATGGCTTCACTTTCTTCAAACTCATCAATCTGATCCATCTTGGGATTCTGTGTTTTTTGCTGAAACTAATTTGACTTTTGGTTACCCTCTTCC ATCCCTTGTTGGCCAGAGGCCTCAGTTGTCATTCAAACATATTTATGGCGAAAGAGCACAGGTTCCTGGTGCTATTATCATTGATG GTGGTTCTGGCTATTGCAAATTTGGTTGGAGCAAATATGCTTGTCCATCGGGGCGATCTGCAACATTTTTG GAATTTGGCAACATTGAGTCGCCAATGTACACTAGACTTCGACATTTTTTCGCGACAATTTATAACAG GATGCAAGTGAAACCAAATAAACAACCTGTTATTGTTTCTATACCAATATGCCATTATGAAG ATACTGAATCAGCTAGAGCATCGAGACGACAACTTAAAGACGCGATTTGTGCATCCCTGTTTGACTTGAATGTTCCTGCTGTTTGTGCCGTCAACCAG GCGACTCTAGCTCTGTATGCTGCAAAACGAACTTCTGGAATAGCTGTTAATATAGGTTTTCAAGTCACATCAGTAGTACCAA TTTTTAACGGTAAAGTAATGCGCAAGATCGGTGTGGAAGTTGTGGGACTGGGAGCACTGAAAGTTACAGGATTTCTTAAGGAGAAGATGCAACAGAACAACCTAAATTTTCAATCATTGTACACTGTACGCGCTTTGAAAGAG AATCTATGCTATGTTGCTCTTGATTATGAAGCCGAGCTATTAAAACAAAACACACAAGCATCATTTCAAGCTGAAGTAGATGGATGGTTTACACTTTCAAAAGAGCGGTTTCAGACAGCAGAGGTTTTATTCAAGCCACATCTTGCTGGAAT GCAAGCCATGGGTTTGCACCAGGCCATAGCTCTTTGTATGGAGCATTGCCATTCTGCAGAATTGCCAGGCGACAATGATTGGTACAAGACTGTAGTTTTATCTGGGGGAACTGCATGTTTGCCAGGTTTGGCAG AAAGATTAGAGAAGGAACTCCATGCTTTACTTCCTCCATACATGTCCAATGGAATTAGAGTCATGCCTCCTCCATACGGTGCCGATACTCAATGGTTCGGAGCAAAGATGATTGGCAAT TTGAGCACATTTCCTGGTCCGTGGTGTGTGGAGAAAAAGAATTTCCGCCAGAAGCCTAGGCTCAGCCTCATATGGTGA
- the LOC123913912 gene encoding actin-related protein 8-like isoform X1, whose amino-acid sequence MSMLLRKVLEMLLRRDPTTCSDQQVLFPRGDLGELDQLPTDILFQILRLLGPKEVAKLSVICKSLRFFVSDNRLWLHFLQTHQSDPSWDSVFFAETNLTFGYPLPSLVGQRPQLSFKHIYGERAQVPGAIIIDGGSGYCKFGWSKYACPSGRSATFLVRSTTYLEFGNIESPMYTRLRHFFATIYNRMQVKPNKQPVIVSIPICHYEDTESARASRRQLKDAICASLFDLNVPAVCAVNQATLALYAAKRTSGIAVNIGFQVTSVVPIFNGKVMRKIGVEVVGLGALKVTGFLKEKMQQNNLNFQSLYTVRALKENLCYVALDYEAELLKQNTQASFQAEVDGWFTLSKERFQTAEVLFKPHLAGMQAMGLHQAIALCMEHCHSAELPGDNDWYKTVVLSGGTACLPGLAERLEKELHALLPPYMSNGIRVMPPPYGADTQWFGAKMIGNLSTFPGPWCVEKKNFRQKPRLSLIW is encoded by the exons ATGTCTATGTTACTAAGAAAAGTGTTGGAAATGTTGTTAAGACGCGATCCAACAACATGTTCAGATCAACAAGTGTTGTTTCCTCGTGGTGATTTGGGTGAATTGGATCAATTACCAACTGACATCTTATTTCAAATTTTGAGACTTTTGGGTCCCAAAGAAGTTGCAAAACTTAGTGTCATTTGCAAGTCTTTGAGATTCTTTGTATCGGATAATCGCTTATGGCTTCACTTTCTTCAAACTCATCAATCTGATCCATCTTGGGATTCTGTGTTTTTTGCTGAAACTAATTTGACTTTTGGTTACCCTCTTCC ATCCCTTGTTGGCCAGAGGCCTCAGTTGTCATTCAAACATATTTATGGCGAAAGAGCACAGGTTCCTGGTGCTATTATCATTGATG GTGGTTCTGGCTATTGCAAATTTGGTTGGAGCAAATATGCTTGTCCATCGGGGCGATCTGCAACATTTTTGGTACGATCCACAACATATTTG GAATTTGGCAACATTGAGTCGCCAATGTACACTAGACTTCGACATTTTTTCGCGACAATTTATAACAG GATGCAAGTGAAACCAAATAAACAACCTGTTATTGTTTCTATACCAATATGCCATTATGAAG ATACTGAATCAGCTAGAGCATCGAGACGACAACTTAAAGACGCGATTTGTGCATCCCTGTTTGACTTGAATGTTCCTGCTGTTTGTGCCGTCAACCAG GCGACTCTAGCTCTGTATGCTGCAAAACGAACTTCTGGAATAGCTGTTAATATAGGTTTTCAAGTCACATCAGTAGTACCAA TTTTTAACGGTAAAGTAATGCGCAAGATCGGTGTGGAAGTTGTGGGACTGGGAGCACTGAAAGTTACAGGATTTCTTAAGGAGAAGATGCAACAGAACAACCTAAATTTTCAATCATTGTACACTGTACGCGCTTTGAAAGAG AATCTATGCTATGTTGCTCTTGATTATGAAGCCGAGCTATTAAAACAAAACACACAAGCATCATTTCAAGCTGAAGTAGATGGATGGTTTACACTTTCAAAAGAGCGGTTTCAGACAGCAGAGGTTTTATTCAAGCCACATCTTGCTGGAAT GCAAGCCATGGGTTTGCACCAGGCCATAGCTCTTTGTATGGAGCATTGCCATTCTGCAGAATTGCCAGGCGACAATGATTGGTACAAGACTGTAGTTTTATCTGGGGGAACTGCATGTTTGCCAGGTTTGGCAG AAAGATTAGAGAAGGAACTCCATGCTTTACTTCCTCCATACATGTCCAATGGAATTAGAGTCATGCCTCCTCCATACGGTGCCGATACTCAATGGTTCGGAGCAAAGATGATTGGCAAT TTGAGCACATTTCCTGGTCCGTGGTGTGTGGAGAAAAAGAATTTCCGCCAGAAGCCTAGGCTCAGCCTCATATGGTGA
- the LOC123917561 gene encoding uncharacterized WD repeat-containing protein C2A9.03-like isoform X2 encodes MSHRHGVDAEYFADEYEMDDVEDDIEIDGESINREAGDVDSDVDEYDYSSSKAVDTTAAQARRGQDIQGIPWDSLSITRERYRQTRLEQYKNYENISHSGDRSGKDCKSTDKGYSFYEFRRNSRSVKSTILHFQLRNLVWATSKHDVYLMSQFSVTHWSSLTCTRSEVLNVSGHVAPSEKHPGSLLEGFTHTQVSTLAVKDNLLVAGGFQGELICKHLDRPGVSFCSRTTYDDNAITNAIEIYASPSGAIHFTASNNDCGIRNFDMEKFQLSKYFRFPWPVNHTSLSPDGKLLLIVGDNPDSMLVDSQNGKNIAPLSGHLDFSFASSWNPDGVTFATGNQDKTCRIWDMRNLSKSVAVLKGNLGAIRSIRYSSDGKYMAIAEPADFVHVYDVNSGYEKEQEIDFFGEISGISFSPDTESLFIGVWDRTYGSLLEYGRRHNYSYLDSMF; translated from the exons ATGTCTCATCGCCACGGGGTTGATGCTGAATATTTTGCGGATGAGTATGAAATGGATGATGTAGAGGATGATATTGAAATCGATGGTGAATCTATTAATAGAGAGGCTGGTGATGTCGACTCTGATGTTGATGAATATGATTACTCG AGTAGTAAAGCTGTAGACACTACAGCTGCTCAAGCTAGAAGAGGACAAGACATCCAGGGGATTCCATGGGATAGCCTGAGCATCACCAGAGAAAGGTATCGTCAGACTAGGCTCGAGCAATACAAGAATTATGAAAATATCTCCCATTCGGGAGACCGGTCTGGGAAG GATTGTAAAAGTACAGACAAAGGTTACTCATTTTATGAGTTCAGGAGAAATTCAAGATCAGTAAAATCAACAATTCTTCATTTTCAG TTGAGGAATTTGGTTTGGGCTACATCAAAGCATGATGTATACCTTATGTCACAGTTCTCAGTAACCCATTGGTCTTCTTTGACTTGCACAAGGTCTGAAGTACTCAATGTTTCAGGACATGTTGCGCCATCAGAG AAACATCCTGGAAGTCTTTTGGAGGGATTCACACACACTCAAGTTAGTACACTTGCAGTTAAAGATAATCTTCTGGTTGCTGGAGGATTTCAGGGTGAACTTATTTGCAAG CACCTAGATCGACCTGGTGTCAGCTTTTGCTCAAGGACTACTTATGATGATAATGCTATCACCAATGCCATTGAGATTTATGCTTCTCCTAG TGGTGCAATTCATTTCACGGCATCAAATAATGATTGTGGAATCAGAAACTTTGATATGGAGAAATTTCAACTTTCTAAGTATTTTCGTTTTCCCTGGCCAGTGAAT CATACTTCTCTCAGTCCAGATGGTAAGCTACTTTTGATTGTTGGAGACAATCCTGACAGTATGTTGGTGGACTCTCAAAATGGAAAG AATATTGCTCCATTATCTGGGCACTTAGATTTTTCATTTGCATCATCATGGAATCCCGATGGGGTAACCTTTGCTACTGGAAACCAGGATAAAACCTGCCGGATTTGGGACATGCGAAATTTATCCAAGTCAGTGGCAGTGCTGAAGGGAAACCTTGGAGCCATACGTTCAATCCGATACAGTTCTGACGGCAAGTATATGGCCATAGCAGAGCCGGCAGATTTTGTGCATGTATATGACGTGAACAGTGGGTATGAGAAAGAACAGGAAATTGATTTCTTTGGTGAGATATCAGGCATATCTTTCAGTCCAGACACCGAATCCCTTTTCATTGGAGTATGGGATCGTACTTATGGCAGCCTTCTTGAATATGGGCGGCGCCATAATTACTCATACCTTGATTCGATGTTTTAG
- the LOC123917561 gene encoding uncharacterized WD repeat-containing protein C2A9.03-like isoform X1 has protein sequence MSHRHGVDAEYFADEYEMDDVEDDIEIDGESINREAGDVDSDVDEYDYSSSKAVDTTAAQARRGQDIQGIPWDSLSITRERYRQTRLEQYKNYENISHSGDRSGKDCKSTDKGYSFYEFRRNSRSVKSTILHFQLRNLVWATSKHDVYLMSQFSVTHWSSLTCTRSEVLNVSGHVAPSEKHPGSLLEGFTHTQVSTLAVKDNLLVAGGFQGELICKHLDRPGVSFCSRTTYDDNAITNAIEIYASPRYLVFLNCFIILITDIGAVFLIYLFLVFSGAIHFTASNNDCGIRNFDMEKFQLSKYFRFPWPVNHTSLSPDGKLLLIVGDNPDSMLVDSQNGKNIAPLSGHLDFSFASSWNPDGVTFATGNQDKTCRIWDMRNLSKSVAVLKGNLGAIRSIRYSSDGKYMAIAEPADFVHVYDVNSGYEKEQEIDFFGEISGISFSPDTESLFIGVWDRTYGSLLEYGRRHNYSYLDSMF, from the exons ATGTCTCATCGCCACGGGGTTGATGCTGAATATTTTGCGGATGAGTATGAAATGGATGATGTAGAGGATGATATTGAAATCGATGGTGAATCTATTAATAGAGAGGCTGGTGATGTCGACTCTGATGTTGATGAATATGATTACTCG AGTAGTAAAGCTGTAGACACTACAGCTGCTCAAGCTAGAAGAGGACAAGACATCCAGGGGATTCCATGGGATAGCCTGAGCATCACCAGAGAAAGGTATCGTCAGACTAGGCTCGAGCAATACAAGAATTATGAAAATATCTCCCATTCGGGAGACCGGTCTGGGAAG GATTGTAAAAGTACAGACAAAGGTTACTCATTTTATGAGTTCAGGAGAAATTCAAGATCAGTAAAATCAACAATTCTTCATTTTCAG TTGAGGAATTTGGTTTGGGCTACATCAAAGCATGATGTATACCTTATGTCACAGTTCTCAGTAACCCATTGGTCTTCTTTGACTTGCACAAGGTCTGAAGTACTCAATGTTTCAGGACATGTTGCGCCATCAGAG AAACATCCTGGAAGTCTTTTGGAGGGATTCACACACACTCAAGTTAGTACACTTGCAGTTAAAGATAATCTTCTGGTTGCTGGAGGATTTCAGGGTGAACTTATTTGCAAG CACCTAGATCGACCTGGTGTCAGCTTTTGCTCAAGGACTACTTATGATGATAATGCTATCACCAATGCCATTGAGATTTATGCTTCTCCTAGGTATTTAGTTTTCCttaattgttttattattttgataacggATATTGGTGCTGTATTTTTAATATACTTGTTCCTGGTTTTTAGTGGTGCAATTCATTTCACGGCATCAAATAATGATTGTGGAATCAGAAACTTTGATATGGAGAAATTTCAACTTTCTAAGTATTTTCGTTTTCCCTGGCCAGTGAAT CATACTTCTCTCAGTCCAGATGGTAAGCTACTTTTGATTGTTGGAGACAATCCTGACAGTATGTTGGTGGACTCTCAAAATGGAAAG AATATTGCTCCATTATCTGGGCACTTAGATTTTTCATTTGCATCATCATGGAATCCCGATGGGGTAACCTTTGCTACTGGAAACCAGGATAAAACCTGCCGGATTTGGGACATGCGAAATTTATCCAAGTCAGTGGCAGTGCTGAAGGGAAACCTTGGAGCCATACGTTCAATCCGATACAGTTCTGACGGCAAGTATATGGCCATAGCAGAGCCGGCAGATTTTGTGCATGTATATGACGTGAACAGTGGGTATGAGAAAGAACAGGAAATTGATTTCTTTGGTGAGATATCAGGCATATCTTTCAGTCCAGACACCGAATCCCTTTTCATTGGAGTATGGGATCGTACTTATGGCAGCCTTCTTGAATATGGGCGGCGCCATAATTACTCATACCTTGATTCGATGTTTTAG
- the LOC123917562 gene encoding photosystem I reaction center subunit V, chloroplastic: MAASASSMISTHHALTTNIQKHQTLNLKPSNLCFQGFKPLTRSTKVTQSKRRFSSLVVKAELNPSLVISLSTGLSLFLGRFVFFNFQRENVAKQGLPEQNGVTHFEAGDKRAKEYVSLLKSNDPVGFNLVDVLAWGSLGHIVAYYILATSSNGYDPSFFG; this comes from the coding sequence atggcAGCTTCAGCATCATCCATGATATCAACTCATCATGCTTTAACCACAAACATTCAAAAGCACCAAACTCTTAACCTTAAGCCATCAAACTTATGTTTCCAAGGTTTCAAACCATTGACAAGGTCAACAAAAGTCACACAAAGCAAAAGAAGATTTTCTAGTCTTGTTGTCAAAGCTGAACTCAACCCTTCACTTGTGATAAGCTTAAGCACTGGCTTATCATTGTTTTTAGGAAGGTTTGTGTTTTTCAACTTCCAAAGAGAAAATGTAGCCAAACAAGGCTTACCTGAACAAAATGGTGTAACACACTTTGAAGCTGGTGACAAACGTGCTAAGGAATATGTTAGCTTGCTTAAATCCAATGATCCTGTTGGTTTTAatcttgttgatgttttggcTTGGGGTTCTTTAGGTCATATTGTTGCTTATTATATCTTGGCTACTTCTAGCAATGGTTATGATCCTAGTTTCTTtggttaa